The Hymenobacter oligotrophus genome segment CCGTGGAAGAGGTATACGCGTTTTGGCGCCGCCTCGAAAACCTGCCGCGGTTTATGCAGCACCTCGAGAGCATACAGCAGCGCGACGCGCGGCACTCGCACTGGAAAGCGCGCATCCCCGGCGGTTTGGGCACCGTCGATTGGGACGCTGAAATCACGACCGACGAGCCCAACCGCCTGTTGGCGTACCGCTCGATGCCCGGTTCGCAGGTCGATCAGTCGGGCGAGGTGCGTTTCCGGCAGGCCGGAGCCGGCGCAACCGAGCTGCAAACTATTATGCACTACCGGGCGCCGGCGGGTGCGCTGGGGCAAGGCGTAGCCCGGCTGCTGAACCCGGCCATGGCCGAGCTGGTGCGCCGCGACATGCTTCGCTTCAAGCAGTTGCTCGAAGCCGAAGGAGCCGCCGCCCAGCCTGCTGGCCCGGTGGCTTAGCCCCAAGCCGGGCCGCGGCCACGTAAGCACCTAGGAAAGGAGGCCCAGCCAGGCCTCCTTTTTTGCGTGGTGTGCGGCGCATGTGGCTCTATTACAAAGCTGTGCACTTAGCAATTAGCGGTAAGTTCAGCTCGCCGGTAGAAATAATTTTTTCCGCAAACGTTTGCAACTAGCTCATTACCAAACGCTTTTTGCGTGATGCCGTACTTTTGGGCTGCCGTTGGCACGGGCAGGCTTGCCGTAGCAGGCTGAGCCTACTACCTGCGCCCGCGTTTCGATCCAGACACCGCATCATGAGTACAGCAACACTAACGGGGCATGCCACCCCGCGCACGCACCGGCTTGCCGTGGCGGCTTGGTTTTTCTTGCAAGGGCTGATTTTCGCCAGCTGGGCATCGCGCATTCCTACCATTCAGCAGCGCATGGGATTTTCCGATGCCACGCTGGGCTTGGTGTTGTTGTCGTTGCCGGCGGGGCAACTGCCCTCGTTGCCGCTTTCGGGTTGGCTTATCCATAAGTACGGCAGCCGGCGCACGGGCATAGCCGGGGCCGTGGTGTACAGCTTGGCGCTGGTGGGGCTTGGCTGGGCCCAGGCGCCGTGGCAGCTAATACCTTGCATGGTAGTATTTGGCTTTGCCAGCAACCTCATGAATATCTCTATCAATACCCAGGCGGTAGGCGTGGAGGAGCTTTACGAGCGCCCCATTATGGCTTCGTTTCATGGCATGTGGAGCTTGGCCGGCTTTGCGGGGGCCGCGCTCGGCACGGGCATGATTGCGGCCGGCGTGATGCCCGAGTACCACTTTCTGCTGGTGGCGGTTCTGATTTTGATGGGCGCGGTGCTCACGTACGCGTCGCTGTTGCCGCACTCGCCCGCCGACTCGACTGCCGAGCAGCCGTTTTTTGTGCTGCCCGACCGAACGCTGCTAGGCCTAGGTGCCATTGCGTTTTGCGCCCTCATCTGCGAAGGGGCCATGTTCGACTGGAGCGGGGTGTACTTTAAAAAGGTGGTGCAGGCCGACAAAGGTTGGGTTGGCGCCGGCTACACGGCCTTTATGAGCACCATGGCCCTAGGTCGGTTTGGGGCCGATTGGCTTACCAGCCGGCTGGGGGCCAAGTGGGTAATTCAGCTCAGCGGCCTGCTTACGGCAGCGGGGCTGCTCACGGCGGTTTTGTTGCCGGCCCTGCCAACGGCCCTGCTCGGCTTTATGCTGGTGGGCTTCGGTACGTCGTCGGTGGTGCCGTTGGTGTTTAGCGCTGCGGGCAAGAGCACGGTAATGCCCGCCGGCATGGCCCTGGCGGCGGTTTCAACCATCGGCTTTCTGGGCTTTCTGGTTGGCCCGCCCGTTATCGGGCTCGTTGCAGGCGCCACCAGCTTGCGTCTTTCATTCTCCCTTATTGCCCTAATGGGCCTTTGCGTGGCCGCGGTAGCCAGCAAAGCACGGGTGTAAGCGGCCTGCCGATGAGCTTGCGTATGCCGAGGCGGTTCGGTAGCATAGCCGACGGTACCAGCTTACACGGCGGCCTCGGTTATCTAGTGGAGAATTATTCTCCGGAAGGAAACCGCGGGCACCGGTTGTTGGTATACCACTGTCCAACCTACAACCAGTTCGCCTATGAACCCCAATTCCCAAAATCCGCAGGACCCCGGCCACCACGGCAACGGTGGGCAGCACGCGGGCAACGGCCATACCCCGCTCGACGGCACGGGTACCGCCGTTACCGGCACGGGCACCTCGCAGGATCAGCGAACCGCAGCCGGCGAAGATGCGCAAACCCTTACCACGCGCCAGGGCCACCCGCTCAGCAACAACCAGAACATCCGCACCCTAGGTAACCGCGGGCCGGCCACGCTGGAGAACTACGCCTTCATCGAAAAAATCAGCCATTTCGATCGGGAGCGAATTCCGGAGCGCGTGGTGCACGCCCGCGGAGCCGGCGCCCACGGGGTGTTTGAGGCGTACGGCAAAGTAGGCGACGAGCCCATTGAGAAGTACACCCGCGCCAAGCTCTTCAACACGCCGGGCAAGCAAACGCCGGTGTTCGTGCGCTTTTCTACGGTAGGCCACGGCGGGCACTCGCCCGAAACCCTGCGCGACCCGCGCGGCTTTGCCGTGAAGTTTTACACCGAAGACGGCAACTGGGACTTAGTGGGCAACAACCTAAAGGTGTTCTTCATCCGCGACGCGATGAAGTTTCCCGACCTCATCCACTCGCAGAAGCCCGACCCGGTAACCAACCGCCAAAGCGGCGAGCGGATTTTCGACTTCATCTGCAACACGCCGGAGGCCATGCACATGGTCTCGTTCCTTTTCTCGCCCTGGGGCATACCGGCCAACTACCGGCAAATGCAGGGCTCGGGCGTGAACACCTATAAATGGGTGAATGCGCAAGGCGAGGCCGTGCTGGTTAAGTATCACTGGGAGCCGCTGCAAGGCATCAAAAATCTGACCGCAGCCGAAGCCGAAGCCATTCAGGCCAAGAACTTCAACCACGCTACGCAGGACCTCTACGAAGCCATTGAGCGCGGCGACTACCCGCAGTGGGAGCTGCTGGTGCAAATCATGTCGGACGACGAACACCCCGAGCTCGACTTCGACCCGCTCGACGACACCAAGCTCTGGCCGCAGGATCAGTTTCCGTGGCTGCCGGTGGGCAAGATGACGCTCAACCGCAACCCCGAAAACTACTTTGCCGAGGTGGAGCAGTCGGCCTTCGGTACGGGTGTGTTGGTGGATGGTCTCGATTTCTCCGACGACAAGATGCTGCAGGGCCGTACGTTCTCGTACTCCGATACCCAGCGCTACCGCGTAGGCACCAACTACCTGCAACTGCCCATCAACGCGCCCAAAAAGCACGTGGCCACCAACCAGCGCGACGGCCAAATGGCTTACCACGTGGATAC includes the following:
- a CDS encoding MFS transporter, with the protein product MSTATLTGHATPRTHRLAVAAWFFLQGLIFASWASRIPTIQQRMGFSDATLGLVLLSLPAGQLPSLPLSGWLIHKYGSRRTGIAGAVVYSLALVGLGWAQAPWQLIPCMVVFGFASNLMNISINTQAVGVEELYERPIMASFHGMWSLAGFAGAALGTGMIAAGVMPEYHFLLVAVLILMGAVLTYASLLPHSPADSTAEQPFFVLPDRTLLGLGAIAFCALICEGAMFDWSGVYFKKVVQADKGWVGAGYTAFMSTMALGRFGADWLTSRLGAKWVIQLSGLLTAAGLLTAVLLPALPTALLGFMLVGFGTSSVVPLVFSAAGKSTVMPAGMALAAVSTIGFLGFLVGPPVIGLVAGATSLRLSFSLIALMGLCVAAVASKARV
- a CDS encoding catalase, producing the protein MNPNSQNPQDPGHHGNGGQHAGNGHTPLDGTGTAVTGTGTSQDQRTAAGEDAQTLTTRQGHPLSNNQNIRTLGNRGPATLENYAFIEKISHFDRERIPERVVHARGAGAHGVFEAYGKVGDEPIEKYTRAKLFNTPGKQTPVFVRFSTVGHGGHSPETLRDPRGFAVKFYTEDGNWDLVGNNLKVFFIRDAMKFPDLIHSQKPDPVTNRQSGERIFDFICNTPEAMHMVSFLFSPWGIPANYRQMQGSGVNTYKWVNAQGEAVLVKYHWEPLQGIKNLTAAEAEAIQAKNFNHATQDLYEAIERGDYPQWELLVQIMSDDEHPELDFDPLDDTKLWPQDQFPWLPVGKMTLNRNPENYFAEVEQSAFGTGVLVDGLDFSDDKMLQGRTFSYSDTQRYRVGTNYLQLPINAPKKHVATNQRDGQMAYHVDTAPGQNNHINYEPSSLNGLKEAPRSAPDHMPQYTGRVMRQTIDRQNNFKQAGERYRLHEDWERNDLISNMVGALSDANKVIQDKMIELCSNCDPDWGNRLADGLKAAASNKQAKGGNQHNESKQKQAVAQAEAQAHEATPY
- a CDS encoding SRPBCC family protein, whose translation is MPTHATPATQGRPLALPCTPATGTSHVNVGPGERAVSAAAGAVLAYAGLKTNSRAGGAALAALGAALLFRGASGYCPLNDLVGRDSAQAQPEPVEINETFIISRPVEEVYAFWRRLENLPRFMQHLESIQQRDARHSHWKARIPGGLGTVDWDAEITTDEPNRLLAYRSMPGSQVDQSGEVRFRQAGAGATELQTIMHYRAPAGALGQGVARLLNPAMAELVRRDMLRFKQLLEAEGAAAQPAGPVA